A section of the Euwallacea similis isolate ESF13 chromosome 9, ESF131.1, whole genome shotgun sequence genome encodes:
- the spas gene encoding spastin isoform X4 — MAQVRNSGPGPGDPLLAKQKHHHRRAFEYISKALKIDEENEGQKDLAIDLYRKGISELEQGINVQCWGGQGEVWERAQRLHEKMKTNLAMAKDRLQFLEKEGSLQRLPMETECKITPKSSSIPTPNFNVPKVPASGRKLTVAGKRPANSTLSKSQTLPRSMGSRSAPIQPVRPFNKISSTPPVVKKQLSIPGNVSSPVRRTNTISGPSNNNRSNRSLPSALKGVDQKLAQSIMDEIVDGGPQVKWEDVVGQETAKQALQEMVILPSLRPELFTGLRTPARGLLLFGPPGNGKTLLARAVAHECQATFFAISAASLTSKYVGDGEKMVRALFAMARELQPSIIFIDEVDSLLSERSNNEHECSRRLKTEFLVEFDGLPSNPDNDRVLVMGATNRPQELDEAVLRRFTKRVYVTLPDLEIRIRLLKKLLSKQGSCSLSPQELKRLATLTEGYSASDLTGLAKDAALGPIRELQPEQVKQLDPNALRSITMADFLDSLKRIRRSVSPQSLVAYEKWSLQYGDVSL; from the exons ATGGCCCAAGTGCGAAATTCTGGACCAGGTCCCGGGGACCCTTTACTTGCCAAGCAGAAGCACCACCATCGAAGGGCTTTTGAATACATCTCTAAGGCATTGAAAATTGATGAGGAGAATGAAG GTCAAAAGGATCTTGCAATTGATCTGTATCGTAAAGGAATCTCAGAGCTCGAACAAGGGATTAATGTACAGTGCTGGGGAGGGCAAGGGGAAGTATGGGAGAGGGCACAGAGGCTGCATGAGAAGATGAAGACCAACCTGGCAATGGCCAAAGATCGATTGCAGTTTTTAG AAAAGGAGGGTAGTCTACAGAGGCTGCCAATGGAGACTGAATGTAAAATTACTCCTAAGTCGAGCAGCATTCCCACTCCCAATTTTAATGTTCCCAAAGTTCcag CCTCGGGGCGGAAATTGACAGTAGCAGGCAAACGTCCTGCTAACTCAACGCTTTCAAAGAGCCAAACGCTGCCCCGTTCCATGGGCTCTCGGTCAGCTCCGATTCAACCCGTGCGCCCCTTTAACAAGATTTCCTCCACACCCCCTGTGGTCAAAAAGCAGCTGAGCATCCCTGGAAATGTCTCCTCTCCAGTAAGGCGTACCAACACAATCAGCG GGCCTTCAAATAATAATCGTAGCAATCGCTCCTTGCCCTCCGCCCTCAAGGGGGTAGATCAGAAGCTGGCTCAGAGTATTATGGATGAGATTGTGGATGGGGGGCCACAGGTCAAGTGGGAGGATGTAGTAGGCCAGGAGACGGCCAAGCAGGCGCTGCAAGAAATGGTGATTTTGCCTTCGTTGAGGCCCGAGTTGTTTACCGGATTGAGAACGCCGGCGAGAGGACTGTTGTTGTTCGGCCCTCCCGGAAATGGGAAGACTTTATTGGCCAGGGCAGTGGCGCATGAGTGTCAG GCCACATTCTTCGCCATCAGCGCTGCCAGCCTCACTTCGAAATACGTGGGTGACGGCGAAAAAATGGTGCGAGCCCTCTTTGCCATGGCTCGCGAACTCCAACCCTCAATTATATTCATCGACGAAGTCGATTCGCTGTTATCAGAGCGCTCGAATAATGAGCATGAGTGCAGTCGCCGGCTGAAAACCGAGtttttggttgaatttgaTGGGTTGCCGAGTAACCCCGACAACGATAGG GTGCTGGTAATGGGCGCCACCAATCGCCCGCAGGAGCTTGACGAGGCTGTACTGAGACGCTTCACCAAGAGGGTATACGTAACGTTGCCGGATTTGGAGATTCGGATCCGGTTGTTGAAGAAACTGCTCTCGAAACAGGGCTCTTGCAGTCTTTCGCCGCAGGAACTGAAGCGTTTGGCCACGTTGACTGAGGGCTATTCTGCCAGTGATTTAACGGGTCTCGCCAAGGACGCGGCTTTAGGTCCCATTAGAG AATTGCAACCAGAACAAGTAAAGCAGCTAGATCCCAATGCGTTGCGTAGCATCACAATGGCCGATTTCTTGGATTCCTTAAAGCGCATCCGTCGCAGCGTTTCCCCGCAAAGTTTGGTGGCGTACGAGAAGTGGTCATTGCAATATGGCGACGTTTCGCTTTAA
- the spas gene encoding spastin isoform X1: MVRKNQSGKSPKKSRKGDPDASHNVMFASSTHGSVHKRNLYIVSFPIIFLFTVLRSLLYQIFVILRFIYCRSSTYIIRTRNDPVNTPQTEPSSCVLVEEVTEMAQVRNSGPGPGDPLLAKQKHHHRRAFEYISKALKIDEENEGQKDLAIDLYRKGISELEQGINVQCWGGQGEVWERAQRLHEKMKTNLAMAKDRLQFLEKEGSLQRLPMETECKITPKSSSIPTPNFNVPKVPASGRKLTVAGKRPANSTLSKSQTLPRSMGSRSAPIQPVRPFNKISSTPPVVKKQLSIPGNVSSPVRRTNTISGPSNNNRSNRSLPSALKGVDQKLAQSIMDEIVDGGPQVKWEDVVGQETAKQALQEMVILPSLRPELFTGLRTPARGLLLFGPPGNGKTLLARAVAHECQATFFAISAASLTSKYVGDGEKMVRALFAMARELQPSIIFIDEVDSLLSERSNNEHECSRRLKTEFLVEFDGLPSNPDNDRVLVMGATNRPQELDEAVLRRFTKRVYVTLPDLEIRIRLLKKLLSKQGSCSLSPQELKRLATLTEGYSASDLTGLAKDAALGPIRELQPEQVKQLDPNALRSITMADFLDSLKRIRRSVSPQSLVAYEKWSLQYGDVSL; this comes from the exons ATGGTACGGAAAAATCAAAGCGGTAAATCTCCCAAAAAATCTCGAAAAGGCGACCCGGACGCGTCACATAATGTCATGTTCGCCTCCTCTACTCACGGATCAGTTCACAAACGCAACTTGTACATAGTGTCCTtccccataatttttttgtttacagtGTTACGCTCTTTGTTGTACCAGATTTTCGTCATACTACGGTTTATCTATTGCCGTTCCTCCACGTACATCATTCGCACTCGGAATGATCCTGTGAACACTCCTCAAACTGAACCAAGCAGTTGCGTTTTAGTAGAGGAAGTCACAGAAATGGCCCAAGTGCGAAATTCTGGACCAGGTCCCGGGGACCCTTTACTTGCCAAGCAGAAGCACCACCATCGAAGGGCTTTTGAATACATCTCTAAGGCATTGAAAATTGATGAGGAGAATGAAG GTCAAAAGGATCTTGCAATTGATCTGTATCGTAAAGGAATCTCAGAGCTCGAACAAGGGATTAATGTACAGTGCTGGGGAGGGCAAGGGGAAGTATGGGAGAGGGCACAGAGGCTGCATGAGAAGATGAAGACCAACCTGGCAATGGCCAAAGATCGATTGCAGTTTTTAG AAAAGGAGGGTAGTCTACAGAGGCTGCCAATGGAGACTGAATGTAAAATTACTCCTAAGTCGAGCAGCATTCCCACTCCCAATTTTAATGTTCCCAAAGTTCcag CCTCGGGGCGGAAATTGACAGTAGCAGGCAAACGTCCTGCTAACTCAACGCTTTCAAAGAGCCAAACGCTGCCCCGTTCCATGGGCTCTCGGTCAGCTCCGATTCAACCCGTGCGCCCCTTTAACAAGATTTCCTCCACACCCCCTGTGGTCAAAAAGCAGCTGAGCATCCCTGGAAATGTCTCCTCTCCAGTAAGGCGTACCAACACAATCAGCG GGCCTTCAAATAATAATCGTAGCAATCGCTCCTTGCCCTCCGCCCTCAAGGGGGTAGATCAGAAGCTGGCTCAGAGTATTATGGATGAGATTGTGGATGGGGGGCCACAGGTCAAGTGGGAGGATGTAGTAGGCCAGGAGACGGCCAAGCAGGCGCTGCAAGAAATGGTGATTTTGCCTTCGTTGAGGCCCGAGTTGTTTACCGGATTGAGAACGCCGGCGAGAGGACTGTTGTTGTTCGGCCCTCCCGGAAATGGGAAGACTTTATTGGCCAGGGCAGTGGCGCATGAGTGTCAG GCCACATTCTTCGCCATCAGCGCTGCCAGCCTCACTTCGAAATACGTGGGTGACGGCGAAAAAATGGTGCGAGCCCTCTTTGCCATGGCTCGCGAACTCCAACCCTCAATTATATTCATCGACGAAGTCGATTCGCTGTTATCAGAGCGCTCGAATAATGAGCATGAGTGCAGTCGCCGGCTGAAAACCGAGtttttggttgaatttgaTGGGTTGCCGAGTAACCCCGACAACGATAGG GTGCTGGTAATGGGCGCCACCAATCGCCCGCAGGAGCTTGACGAGGCTGTACTGAGACGCTTCACCAAGAGGGTATACGTAACGTTGCCGGATTTGGAGATTCGGATCCGGTTGTTGAAGAAACTGCTCTCGAAACAGGGCTCTTGCAGTCTTTCGCCGCAGGAACTGAAGCGTTTGGCCACGTTGACTGAGGGCTATTCTGCCAGTGATTTAACGGGTCTCGCCAAGGACGCGGCTTTAGGTCCCATTAGAG AATTGCAACCAGAACAAGTAAAGCAGCTAGATCCCAATGCGTTGCGTAGCATCACAATGGCCGATTTCTTGGATTCCTTAAAGCGCATCCGTCGCAGCGTTTCCCCGCAAAGTTTGGTGGCGTACGAGAAGTGGTCATTGCAATATGGCGACGTTTCGCTTTAA
- the spas gene encoding spastin isoform X3, with translation MVRKNQSVLRSLLYQIFVILRFIYCRSSTYIIRTRNDPVNTPQTEPSSCVLVEEVTEMAQVRNSGPGPGDPLLAKQKHHHRRAFEYISKALKIDEENEGQKDLAIDLYRKGISELEQGINVQCWGGQGEVWERAQRLHEKMKTNLAMAKDRLQFLEKEGSLQRLPMETECKITPKSSSIPTPNFNVPKVPASGRKLTVAGKRPANSTLSKSQTLPRSMGSRSAPIQPVRPFNKISSTPPVVKKQLSIPGNVSSPVRRTNTISGPSNNNRSNRSLPSALKGVDQKLAQSIMDEIVDGGPQVKWEDVVGQETAKQALQEMVILPSLRPELFTGLRTPARGLLLFGPPGNGKTLLARAVAHECQATFFAISAASLTSKYVGDGEKMVRALFAMARELQPSIIFIDEVDSLLSERSNNEHECSRRLKTEFLVEFDGLPSNPDNDRVLVMGATNRPQELDEAVLRRFTKRVYVTLPDLEIRIRLLKKLLSKQGSCSLSPQELKRLATLTEGYSASDLTGLAKDAALGPIRELQPEQVKQLDPNALRSITMADFLDSLKRIRRSVSPQSLVAYEKWSLQYGDVSL, from the exons ATGGTACGGAAAAATCAAAGCG tGTTACGCTCTTTGTTGTACCAGATTTTCGTCATACTACGGTTTATCTATTGCCGTTCCTCCACGTACATCATTCGCACTCGGAATGATCCTGTGAACACTCCTCAAACTGAACCAAGCAGTTGCGTTTTAGTAGAGGAAGTCACAGAAATGGCCCAAGTGCGAAATTCTGGACCAGGTCCCGGGGACCCTTTACTTGCCAAGCAGAAGCACCACCATCGAAGGGCTTTTGAATACATCTCTAAGGCATTGAAAATTGATGAGGAGAATGAAG GTCAAAAGGATCTTGCAATTGATCTGTATCGTAAAGGAATCTCAGAGCTCGAACAAGGGATTAATGTACAGTGCTGGGGAGGGCAAGGGGAAGTATGGGAGAGGGCACAGAGGCTGCATGAGAAGATGAAGACCAACCTGGCAATGGCCAAAGATCGATTGCAGTTTTTAG AAAAGGAGGGTAGTCTACAGAGGCTGCCAATGGAGACTGAATGTAAAATTACTCCTAAGTCGAGCAGCATTCCCACTCCCAATTTTAATGTTCCCAAAGTTCcag CCTCGGGGCGGAAATTGACAGTAGCAGGCAAACGTCCTGCTAACTCAACGCTTTCAAAGAGCCAAACGCTGCCCCGTTCCATGGGCTCTCGGTCAGCTCCGATTCAACCCGTGCGCCCCTTTAACAAGATTTCCTCCACACCCCCTGTGGTCAAAAAGCAGCTGAGCATCCCTGGAAATGTCTCCTCTCCAGTAAGGCGTACCAACACAATCAGCG GGCCTTCAAATAATAATCGTAGCAATCGCTCCTTGCCCTCCGCCCTCAAGGGGGTAGATCAGAAGCTGGCTCAGAGTATTATGGATGAGATTGTGGATGGGGGGCCACAGGTCAAGTGGGAGGATGTAGTAGGCCAGGAGACGGCCAAGCAGGCGCTGCAAGAAATGGTGATTTTGCCTTCGTTGAGGCCCGAGTTGTTTACCGGATTGAGAACGCCGGCGAGAGGACTGTTGTTGTTCGGCCCTCCCGGAAATGGGAAGACTTTATTGGCCAGGGCAGTGGCGCATGAGTGTCAG GCCACATTCTTCGCCATCAGCGCTGCCAGCCTCACTTCGAAATACGTGGGTGACGGCGAAAAAATGGTGCGAGCCCTCTTTGCCATGGCTCGCGAACTCCAACCCTCAATTATATTCATCGACGAAGTCGATTCGCTGTTATCAGAGCGCTCGAATAATGAGCATGAGTGCAGTCGCCGGCTGAAAACCGAGtttttggttgaatttgaTGGGTTGCCGAGTAACCCCGACAACGATAGG GTGCTGGTAATGGGCGCCACCAATCGCCCGCAGGAGCTTGACGAGGCTGTACTGAGACGCTTCACCAAGAGGGTATACGTAACGTTGCCGGATTTGGAGATTCGGATCCGGTTGTTGAAGAAACTGCTCTCGAAACAGGGCTCTTGCAGTCTTTCGCCGCAGGAACTGAAGCGTTTGGCCACGTTGACTGAGGGCTATTCTGCCAGTGATTTAACGGGTCTCGCCAAGGACGCGGCTTTAGGTCCCATTAGAG AATTGCAACCAGAACAAGTAAAGCAGCTAGATCCCAATGCGTTGCGTAGCATCACAATGGCCGATTTCTTGGATTCCTTAAAGCGCATCCGTCGCAGCGTTTCCCCGCAAAGTTTGGTGGCGTACGAGAAGTGGTCATTGCAATATGGCGACGTTTCGCTTTAA
- the spas gene encoding spastin isoform X2 yields MVRKNQSGKSPKKSRKGDPDASHNVMFASSTHGSVHKRNLYIVSFPIIFLFTVLRSLLYQIFVILRFIYCRSSTYIIRTRNDPVNTPQTEPSSCVLVEEVTEMAQVRNSGPGPGDPLLAKQKHHHRRAFEYISKALKIDEENEGQKDLAIDLYRKGISELEQGINVQCWGGQGEVWERAQRLHEKMKTNLAMAKDRLQFLASGRKLTVAGKRPANSTLSKSQTLPRSMGSRSAPIQPVRPFNKISSTPPVVKKQLSIPGNVSSPVRRTNTISGPSNNNRSNRSLPSALKGVDQKLAQSIMDEIVDGGPQVKWEDVVGQETAKQALQEMVILPSLRPELFTGLRTPARGLLLFGPPGNGKTLLARAVAHECQATFFAISAASLTSKYVGDGEKMVRALFAMARELQPSIIFIDEVDSLLSERSNNEHECSRRLKTEFLVEFDGLPSNPDNDRVLVMGATNRPQELDEAVLRRFTKRVYVTLPDLEIRIRLLKKLLSKQGSCSLSPQELKRLATLTEGYSASDLTGLAKDAALGPIRELQPEQVKQLDPNALRSITMADFLDSLKRIRRSVSPQSLVAYEKWSLQYGDVSL; encoded by the exons ATGGTACGGAAAAATCAAAGCGGTAAATCTCCCAAAAAATCTCGAAAAGGCGACCCGGACGCGTCACATAATGTCATGTTCGCCTCCTCTACTCACGGATCAGTTCACAAACGCAACTTGTACATAGTGTCCTtccccataatttttttgtttacagtGTTACGCTCTTTGTTGTACCAGATTTTCGTCATACTACGGTTTATCTATTGCCGTTCCTCCACGTACATCATTCGCACTCGGAATGATCCTGTGAACACTCCTCAAACTGAACCAAGCAGTTGCGTTTTAGTAGAGGAAGTCACAGAAATGGCCCAAGTGCGAAATTCTGGACCAGGTCCCGGGGACCCTTTACTTGCCAAGCAGAAGCACCACCATCGAAGGGCTTTTGAATACATCTCTAAGGCATTGAAAATTGATGAGGAGAATGAAG GTCAAAAGGATCTTGCAATTGATCTGTATCGTAAAGGAATCTCAGAGCTCGAACAAGGGATTAATGTACAGTGCTGGGGAGGGCAAGGGGAAGTATGGGAGAGGGCACAGAGGCTGCATGAGAAGATGAAGACCAACCTGGCAATGGCCAAAGATCGATTGCAGTTTTTAG CCTCGGGGCGGAAATTGACAGTAGCAGGCAAACGTCCTGCTAACTCAACGCTTTCAAAGAGCCAAACGCTGCCCCGTTCCATGGGCTCTCGGTCAGCTCCGATTCAACCCGTGCGCCCCTTTAACAAGATTTCCTCCACACCCCCTGTGGTCAAAAAGCAGCTGAGCATCCCTGGAAATGTCTCCTCTCCAGTAAGGCGTACCAACACAATCAGCG GGCCTTCAAATAATAATCGTAGCAATCGCTCCTTGCCCTCCGCCCTCAAGGGGGTAGATCAGAAGCTGGCTCAGAGTATTATGGATGAGATTGTGGATGGGGGGCCACAGGTCAAGTGGGAGGATGTAGTAGGCCAGGAGACGGCCAAGCAGGCGCTGCAAGAAATGGTGATTTTGCCTTCGTTGAGGCCCGAGTTGTTTACCGGATTGAGAACGCCGGCGAGAGGACTGTTGTTGTTCGGCCCTCCCGGAAATGGGAAGACTTTATTGGCCAGGGCAGTGGCGCATGAGTGTCAG GCCACATTCTTCGCCATCAGCGCTGCCAGCCTCACTTCGAAATACGTGGGTGACGGCGAAAAAATGGTGCGAGCCCTCTTTGCCATGGCTCGCGAACTCCAACCCTCAATTATATTCATCGACGAAGTCGATTCGCTGTTATCAGAGCGCTCGAATAATGAGCATGAGTGCAGTCGCCGGCTGAAAACCGAGtttttggttgaatttgaTGGGTTGCCGAGTAACCCCGACAACGATAGG GTGCTGGTAATGGGCGCCACCAATCGCCCGCAGGAGCTTGACGAGGCTGTACTGAGACGCTTCACCAAGAGGGTATACGTAACGTTGCCGGATTTGGAGATTCGGATCCGGTTGTTGAAGAAACTGCTCTCGAAACAGGGCTCTTGCAGTCTTTCGCCGCAGGAACTGAAGCGTTTGGCCACGTTGACTGAGGGCTATTCTGCCAGTGATTTAACGGGTCTCGCCAAGGACGCGGCTTTAGGTCCCATTAGAG AATTGCAACCAGAACAAGTAAAGCAGCTAGATCCCAATGCGTTGCGTAGCATCACAATGGCCGATTTCTTGGATTCCTTAAAGCGCATCCGTCGCAGCGTTTCCCCGCAAAGTTTGGTGGCGTACGAGAAGTGGTCATTGCAATATGGCGACGTTTCGCTTTAA
- the CLS gene encoding probable cardiolipin synthase (CMP-forming) has translation MNMFRRTPQFYSQLSRSLFAKFKHNALTRCPIYQPLQRLSCISCRLYCTNSEETSTKFTQKREEIKAYLEQNKEKLRDTEQKLKERGYVILQDLKDTRSKMKEKVEEIVIKENIYTIPNFLCITRMIVSPYLGVLIVQGNFNFALGVLGFAAITDLLDGWIARTWESQSSKMGSFLDPMADKILIATLFLTLTYADLIPIMLTGLIITRDVLLVVAGFIIRYQSLPPPRTLVRYFNATHATAQLAPTFISKVNTVVQLLLVGTTLAAPVFDYINHPALQGLWYITAGTTVAAALSYILSKNTYKILTKSGAK, from the exons ATGAATATGTTCAGACGTACCCCTCAATTCTACTCCCAATTATCCCGCTCCCTATTCGCCAAATTCAAACACAACGCTTTAACGCGATGCCCAATATACCAGCCCCTACAAAGGCTCAGCTGCATCTCCTGCAGACTTTACTGCACGAATTCGGAAGAGACATCGACTAAATTTACTCAAAAGAGGGAGGAAATCAAAGCATACCTCGAACAAAATAAAGAGAAACTCCGGGACACTGAGCAGAAATTAAAAGAACGGGGATATGTGATACTGCAAGATCTGAAGGATACTCGGAGCAAGATGAAGGAGAAGGTGGAAGAGATTGTTATT AAAGAGAACATCTACACCATACCAAATTTCTTGTGCATTACTCGAATGATTGTGTCTCCCTACCTGGGGGTCTTAATTGTACAGGGTAATTTTAACTTTGCCTTAGGAGTTTTGGGATTTGCAGCTATCACAGACTTG TTAGATGGGTGGATTGCCCGCACATGGGAGAGTCAATCCTCAAAAATGGGCAGCTTCCTCGATCCCATGGCGGACAAAATCCTTATTGCTACCTTATTCTTAACCCTCACATATGCAGACCTCATTCCAATTATGCTCACAGGTCTTATAATTACTCGAGATGTTCTGTTAGTTGTGGCAGGATTCATTATTCGATACCAATCATTACCTCCTCCA AGGACCCTGGTGAGGTATTTCAATGCCACTCATGCAACTGCCCAACTAGCACCCACTTTTATTAGCAAAGTGAACACTGTGGTGCAGCTTTTGTTGGTGGGCACTACTCTGGCTGCTCCAGTATTTGATTATATCAATCATCCAGCTTTGCAAGGgttgtg GTACATCACTGCAGGAACAACAGTAGCTGCTGCTCTCAGTTACATTCTGTCCAAAAATACCTATAAGATATTGACGAAATCCGGGGCTAAATAg